A window of the Streptomyces finlayi genome harbors these coding sequences:
- the ehuD gene encoding ectoine/hydroxyectoine ABC transporter permease subunit EhuD, producing the protein MNGFDWNAAGEALPLLLEGFRVTLLATVLGTLVAAVLGLAIAVAGRAPSKLVTVPVKAVMEFVRATPLLVQLVGAAAVFSSVEPLTIGIVVLGVHYATYTSEVYRAGIDGVPKGQWEAARALSLPVRRTWQAVILPQAVRNVLPALGNYAISMFKETPFLAVITVQEMVFEARKYGSEHFAYTEAFTLAGLVFLVASYPTSLLMRKLEKRLGH; encoded by the coding sequence GTGAACGGCTTCGACTGGAACGCCGCCGGGGAAGCCCTGCCCCTGCTGCTCGAAGGATTCCGGGTCACCCTGCTCGCCACCGTGCTCGGCACGCTCGTGGCCGCGGTCCTCGGGCTGGCCATCGCGGTCGCCGGACGTGCTCCGAGCAAGCTCGTCACCGTGCCGGTGAAGGCGGTGATGGAGTTCGTCCGCGCCACCCCGCTGCTGGTCCAGCTCGTCGGCGCGGCGGCCGTCTTCAGCTCCGTGGAGCCGCTGACCATCGGCATCGTGGTGCTGGGCGTCCACTACGCCACGTACACCTCCGAGGTGTACCGCGCCGGGATCGACGGTGTGCCGAAGGGCCAGTGGGAGGCCGCGCGGGCGCTCTCCCTGCCGGTCCGGCGGACCTGGCAGGCCGTGATCCTGCCGCAGGCGGTACGCAATGTGCTGCCCGCACTCGGCAACTACGCCATCTCGATGTTCAAGGAGACGCCCTTCCTGGCCGTGATCACGGTGCAGGAGATGGTCTTCGAGGCCCGGAAGTACGGGTCCGAACACTTCGCGTACACGGAGGCGTTCACGCTCGCCGGCCTGGTCTTCCTGGTCGCGAGCTACCCCACCTCGCTACTGATGAGAAAGCTGGAGAAGCGCCTTGGCCACTGA
- the ehuC gene encoding ectoine/hydroxyectoine ABC transporter permease subunit EhuC: protein MSDFFSTLLDEFPQVRAGLWVTLQATVLGALLALVLSFVLGLMAGSRLLLVRGVSRTVVEFFRGTSLYIQLFWLYYAMPPLTGYELTPLLCGVVAFGLNYGAYGSEVVRGAINSVPRGQYEAALALNLTPSRRMRKVILPQAWVQMIPSFTNLLIQLLKCTPLLWLISAADLMTVIQQVRDRTGETLTAYLTLLAAYFVLAYALTLLMNLLERAAKRRLGLDTGAKSLFKSRTATTTVTGGTA from the coding sequence ATGAGTGACTTCTTCTCCACTCTCCTCGATGAGTTCCCCCAGGTCAGGGCCGGACTGTGGGTGACGCTCCAGGCCACCGTGCTGGGAGCCCTGCTGGCCCTCGTCCTGTCCTTCGTCCTCGGCCTGATGGCCGGCAGCCGGCTGCTCCTGGTGCGGGGGGTCTCGCGGACCGTCGTCGAATTCTTCCGCGGCACCTCGCTCTACATCCAGCTCTTCTGGCTGTACTACGCGATGCCGCCCCTGACCGGCTACGAACTGACGCCACTGCTCTGCGGTGTCGTCGCCTTCGGCCTCAACTACGGCGCGTACGGCTCCGAAGTGGTGCGCGGCGCCATCAACTCCGTACCGCGAGGACAGTACGAGGCGGCTCTCGCGCTGAACCTCACCCCGTCCCGGCGGATGCGCAAGGTGATCCTTCCGCAGGCGTGGGTACAGATGATCCCCTCCTTCACCAACCTGCTGATCCAGCTGCTGAAGTGCACCCCTCTGCTGTGGCTGATCTCCGCCGCCGATCTGATGACGGTGATCCAGCAGGTGCGGGACCGCACCGGTGAGACCCTCACCGCCTATCTGACACTGCTGGCCGCCTACTTCGTGCTGGCTTACGCGCTGACCCTGCTCATGAACCTGCTGGAACGGGCCGCCAAGCGGCGGCTCGGTCTGGACACCGGAGCCAAGAGCCTGTTCAAGAGCCGCACCGCGACCACCACCGTCACGGGAGGCACCGCGTGA
- the ehuB gene encoding ectoine/hydroxyectoine ABC transporter substrate-binding protein EhuB — translation MADFPNLSRRGFLNRSAAVGGLLVVPGLLTACSKTDAGSVQGEGALDKLRKQGFVRVAYANEAPYGYLEGKELKGEAPTLHREVFKALGVDELKPTLSEWDGLIPGLQAGKYDVVSAGMAITPERCANAIFSEPEFISPTALMVKKGNPRKVTDLASAKAAGITVGVMSGAVEGSYAKGAGIAEDRIKTLQKPQDGADAVKGGRVDAFLLTGISLRWLARTNPDTEVTEAFLPELDGKKQYSPGGAVFNQGNGDLRDAFNRELKKIVSDRSRYVSLLEPYGFGATEIPPATLKTAELCKG, via the coding sequence ATGGCTGACTTCCCGAACCTGTCCCGCCGGGGTTTCCTCAACCGATCCGCGGCCGTGGGGGGATTGCTCGTCGTTCCCGGCCTGCTCACCGCGTGCAGCAAGACCGACGCCGGGTCGGTGCAGGGCGAAGGCGCCCTCGACAAGCTCCGTAAGCAGGGTTTCGTGCGGGTCGCGTACGCCAACGAGGCCCCGTACGGCTACCTGGAGGGCAAGGAGCTCAAGGGCGAGGCGCCCACGCTGCACCGCGAGGTATTCAAGGCACTCGGTGTCGACGAGCTGAAGCCCACGCTCTCCGAGTGGGACGGCCTGATTCCCGGACTCCAGGCCGGCAAGTACGACGTCGTCAGCGCGGGCATGGCGATCACGCCCGAGCGCTGCGCCAACGCCATATTCTCCGAGCCGGAGTTCATCTCCCCCACGGCCCTGATGGTGAAGAAGGGCAACCCGAGGAAGGTCACCGACCTGGCCTCCGCCAAGGCCGCCGGGATCACCGTCGGCGTGATGTCGGGTGCGGTCGAGGGCTCGTACGCCAAGGGCGCGGGCATCGCCGAGGACAGGATCAAGACGCTGCAGAAGCCACAGGACGGCGCCGACGCGGTCAAGGGCGGGCGCGTCGACGCCTTCCTGCTCACCGGCATCTCGCTGCGCTGGCTCGCCAGGACCAACCCGGACACCGAGGTCACCGAGGCGTTCCTGCCGGAGCTCGACGGGAAGAAGCAGTACTCCCCCGGCGGCGCGGTGTTCAACCAGGGCAACGGGGACCTGCGGGACGCCTTCAACCGCGAGCTCAAGAAGATCGTCTCGGACCGCTCGCGCTATGTGAGCCTGCTGGAGCCGTACGGCTTCGGGGCCACGGAGATTCCGCCCGCCACGCTGAAGACCGCCGAACTGTGCAAGGGCTGA
- a CDS encoding D-2-hydroxyacid dehydrogenase, translating to MSEPVLLVLDTDPSPRLGRLTGRVRVRYTDDRGLAGHLPSADALLVWDFTSDAVRGAWPGDGPRPRWVHTASAGVDRLLCPALAASDTVVTNARGIFELPVAEYVAGLVLAFAKDLPGTLELQRLHHWRHREVRQLSGTRAVVVGAGPIGREITRLLHGLGVRVALVARRARRTIHGIEDLDRLAARADWVICAAPLTESTYGMFDARFFGLLQPSAVFVNVGRGPMVVETDLADALRKRWIAGAALDVFQEEPLGPDSPLWDVRGLVVSPHMSGDTAGWRDRLGEQFVDMYERWAAGEPLVNVVDKELGYVPSADGGDRPPAPRGS from the coding sequence ATGTCAGAGCCCGTGCTCCTCGTCCTGGACACCGACCCGTCACCGCGCCTCGGCCGGCTGACCGGGCGGGTGCGCGTCCGGTACACCGACGACCGGGGGCTGGCCGGGCACCTTCCCTCCGCGGACGCCCTGCTGGTGTGGGACTTCACCTCGGACGCGGTGCGCGGGGCCTGGCCGGGCGACGGCCCCCGCCCGCGCTGGGTGCACACCGCGAGCGCGGGGGTGGACCGGCTGCTCTGCCCCGCGCTGGCCGCGTCCGACACGGTCGTGACCAACGCGCGGGGCATCTTCGAACTGCCCGTCGCGGAGTACGTCGCGGGCCTGGTCCTCGCCTTCGCCAAGGACCTGCCGGGGACGCTGGAGCTCCAGCGGCTGCACCACTGGCGCCACCGCGAGGTCCGACAGCTCTCCGGCACCCGTGCCGTCGTCGTCGGGGCGGGCCCCATCGGCCGGGAGATCACCCGGCTGCTGCACGGCCTCGGCGTACGGGTGGCCCTGGTGGCACGGAGGGCCCGGCGCACCATCCACGGCATCGAGGACCTCGACCGGCTGGCGGCCCGCGCGGACTGGGTGATCTGCGCGGCGCCGCTGACGGAATCGACGTACGGAATGTTCGACGCCCGGTTCTTCGGTCTGCTCCAGCCCTCGGCCGTGTTCGTCAACGTGGGACGCGGCCCCATGGTCGTCGAGACCGATCTGGCGGACGCCCTGCGCAAGCGGTGGATCGCGGGCGCCGCACTCGATGTCTTCCAGGAGGAGCCGCTCGGGCCGGACAGCCCCCTGTGGGACGTCCGGGGCCTCGTCGTCTCGCCGCACATGAGCGGCGACACGGCGGGCTGGCGCGACCGGCTGGGCGAGCAGTTCGTGGACATGTACGAACGGTGGGCGGCCGGTGAGCCGCTTGTGAACGTGGTCGACAAGGAGCTGGGATACGTCCCCTCCGCCGACGGCGGCGACCGCCCGCCCGCACCCCGCGGCTCCTGA
- a CDS encoding maleate cis-trans isomerase family protein, producing MTTIGLLYPGHSAEDDYPRIEIMLDSDIRLPLFHTAVGEDVHHVEAMRELGSAERLAAGAEDLRLAGAEALVWACTGGSFAYGWEGAHEQVATLARAAGLPASSTSFAFAHAVREIGVTRVAVAATYPDGIAALFARFLEASGVEVVATRGSGIITAAEVGAWDARLVKELAVAGDHPDAEAVLLPHTALHTAAYITELEELLGKPVLTANQVTVWEGLRLVDRRVWEPAMGALFAVHAPPPGITETRGIVVRE from the coding sequence ATGACGACCATCGGACTTCTCTACCCCGGCCACTCCGCGGAGGACGACTACCCGCGGATCGAGATCATGCTGGACAGCGACATCAGACTGCCGCTCTTCCACACCGCCGTCGGCGAGGACGTCCACCACGTCGAGGCCATGCGTGAGCTGGGTTCCGCCGAGCGGCTCGCGGCGGGTGCCGAGGACCTGCGCCTGGCCGGTGCCGAAGCACTCGTCTGGGCCTGTACCGGCGGGAGCTTCGCATACGGCTGGGAGGGTGCGCACGAGCAGGTCGCGACCCTGGCCAGGGCGGCCGGGCTGCCGGCGTCCAGTACCTCCTTCGCCTTCGCGCACGCGGTACGGGAGATCGGGGTGACCCGGGTGGCTGTCGCCGCGACCTACCCGGACGGTATCGCCGCGCTCTTCGCCCGCTTCCTGGAGGCCTCGGGCGTCGAGGTGGTCGCGACCCGGGGCAGCGGGATCATCACCGCCGCCGAGGTGGGCGCGTGGGACGCGCGGCTGGTGAAGGAGCTGGCCGTCGCCGGGGACCATCCGGACGCCGAGGCGGTGCTCCTGCCGCACACGGCCCTGCACACGGCGGCGTACATCACCGAGCTGGAGGAACTCCTCGGCAAGCCGGTCCTCACCGCGAACCAGGTGACGGTCTGGGAGGGCCTGCGGCTGGTGGACCGCCGGGTCTGGGAACCGGCGATGGGGGCCCTCTTCGCGGTCCACGCACCGCCCCCGGGCATCACCGAGACCCGGGGCATCGTGGTCCGGGAATAA
- a CDS encoding LLM class flavin-dependent oxidoreductase, giving the protein MDDNRGDQIRGTAAGTASVPLSVLDLVTVGQGRTATQALRTSVDIAKLTERRGFHRFWVAEHHSMPGVASSSPAVILAHLAAHTERIRLGSGGVMLPNHAPLVIAEQFGTLEAMAPGRIDLGLGRAPGTDGATAAALRRTERLNEGADEFAEQLAELVRFLDDDFPDGHPYARIHAVPGPVQATAPGGVQSAARPPVWLLGSSGFSARLAGVLGLPFAFAHHFSAQNTVPALDLYRESFRPSAVLDAPYAAIGVSALAADEEREARRQVLTGALSMVRLRTGRPGLIPSPEDAAAYAFSPMEREFVDGWLSNVIHGTADEVRTGLDDLAELTGADELMITANAHGGDARLRSYELIADAYGLPS; this is encoded by the coding sequence GTGGACGACAACCGAGGCGACCAGATTCGCGGCACCGCGGCCGGAACGGCCTCCGTGCCGCTGTCCGTGCTCGATCTGGTGACCGTGGGACAGGGCCGCACCGCGACGCAGGCGCTGCGCACCAGCGTCGACATCGCCAAGCTCACCGAGCGCCGCGGGTTCCACCGCTTCTGGGTCGCCGAGCACCACTCCATGCCGGGCGTCGCCTCCTCGTCCCCGGCCGTGATCCTCGCCCACCTCGCCGCGCACACCGAGCGCATCCGGCTCGGTTCCGGCGGAGTGATGCTGCCCAACCACGCGCCGCTCGTGATCGCCGAGCAGTTCGGCACGCTGGAAGCCATGGCCCCCGGGCGCATCGATCTGGGACTGGGCCGCGCGCCCGGCACCGACGGCGCGACCGCCGCGGCCCTGCGCCGTACGGAGCGGCTGAACGAGGGCGCCGACGAGTTTGCGGAGCAGCTGGCCGAGCTGGTCCGGTTCCTGGACGACGACTTCCCGGACGGGCACCCCTACGCCAGGATCCACGCCGTGCCCGGACCCGTGCAGGCGACCGCGCCCGGCGGCGTGCAGTCCGCGGCCCGCCCGCCGGTCTGGCTGCTCGGCTCCTCCGGTTTCAGCGCCCGGCTGGCCGGTGTCCTCGGACTGCCGTTCGCCTTCGCGCACCACTTCTCGGCGCAGAACACCGTTCCGGCGCTCGACCTCTACCGGGAGTCGTTCAGACCGTCCGCCGTACTGGACGCCCCCTACGCCGCGATCGGCGTCTCCGCCCTCGCCGCCGACGAGGAGCGCGAGGCCCGCCGCCAGGTGCTGACCGGCGCCCTGTCGATGGTCCGCCTGCGCACCGGACGCCCGGGGCTGATCCCGAGCCCGGAGGACGCGGCAGCGTACGCCTTCAGCCCCATGGAGCGGGAGTTCGTCGACGGCTGGCTCTCCAACGTCATCCACGGGACCGCGGACGAGGTCCGTACCGGCCTCGACGACCTGGCCGAGCTGACGGGCGCTGACGAACTCATGATCACGGCGAACGCCCACGGCGGGGACGCGAGGCTGCGCAGCTACGAGCTGATCGCGGACGCGTACGGCCTGCCTTCCTGA
- a CDS encoding putative bifunctional diguanylate cyclase/phosphodiesterase: MSGTSEGPEPPAGRPLGTARAPVTERHTAGAGPTEPHDYRAAFQVSVLAMAVLDHEGLVVSANDALAGLLGTDSGTLATQPAAGLVDLASDDRTWHAYHEVLHGRRSRFRCTRRLKHPDGRSLWAEITVVPMDSSSTATGGVLLSVADISDRRELQKRLRHLQMHDPVTRLPNRTLFFERLSAALDTPPYQDDSLPPHGRIGLCYLDLDGFKAVNDTMGHRMGDRLLAAVAGRLTDCAERDGAARSGSHLVARLGGDEFAILVEESTGTAQLTALANAVLVALQQPFDLAGQRLSVSASIGVVERASAGTSPTGLMQAADTTLYWAKEDGKARWTLFDPERNAHRMTRQALSSTLRPAVERGEFTLEYQPLVCMADGTVRGVEALVRWNHPQFGLLAPNRFVSIAEEDGTIVQLGRWVLRTACHQARRWQLDHPDEPPLFISVNVAVRQVWDSDLVADVAEILAETGLDAGLLQLELTESAVMGSAGRPLRALQALSDMGVRIAIDDFGTGYSNLAYLSRLPVSVLKLDGSFVHGFRYDDGAHPSPADETIVEAMVQLAHRLGLTVTAECVETAGQAERLRRIGCDTGQGWLYSRAVAPEHIDALIGAKASRAGRV; the protein is encoded by the coding sequence GTGAGCGGAACCTCCGAAGGGCCGGAGCCCCCGGCAGGCAGACCCCTCGGCACCGCGCGAGCCCCCGTCACGGAGCGTCATACGGCTGGAGCCGGACCGACCGAGCCGCACGACTACCGGGCCGCCTTCCAGGTCTCCGTCCTCGCCATGGCAGTCCTGGACCACGAGGGCCTCGTCGTCAGCGCGAACGACGCCCTCGCGGGGCTGCTCGGCACCGATTCCGGCACCCTGGCGACACAGCCGGCCGCCGGTCTCGTCGATCTCGCGTCCGACGACCGCACCTGGCACGCGTACCACGAGGTGCTGCACGGCCGGCGCTCCCGCTTCCGGTGCACCCGCAGGCTGAAGCACCCCGACGGACGCTCCCTGTGGGCGGAGATCACCGTCGTCCCGATGGACAGCTCGTCCACCGCCACCGGCGGCGTACTCCTGTCGGTCGCGGACATCAGCGACCGGCGCGAACTCCAGAAGCGGCTGCGCCATCTCCAGATGCACGACCCGGTGACCAGGCTGCCCAACCGGACCCTGTTCTTCGAACGGCTCTCGGCCGCCCTGGACACACCGCCGTACCAGGACGACTCACTGCCCCCGCACGGCAGGATCGGACTCTGCTACCTGGACCTGGACGGCTTCAAGGCGGTCAACGACACCATGGGGCACCGCATGGGCGACCGGCTCCTGGCCGCGGTCGCCGGCCGGCTCACCGACTGCGCCGAACGCGACGGCGCCGCCCGCAGCGGCAGCCATCTCGTGGCACGGCTCGGCGGGGACGAATTCGCCATCCTGGTCGAGGAGTCCACCGGCACCGCCCAGCTCACCGCCCTCGCGAACGCGGTGCTCGTCGCCCTCCAGCAGCCTTTCGACCTCGCCGGACAGCGGCTCTCCGTCTCCGCTTCGATCGGCGTCGTCGAACGCGCTTCGGCGGGCACCTCGCCCACCGGTCTGATGCAGGCCGCCGACACCACGCTGTACTGGGCGAAGGAGGACGGCAAGGCCCGCTGGACCCTCTTCGACCCCGAGCGCAACGCCCACCGGATGACCCGGCAGGCGCTCTCCTCCACCCTCCGGCCCGCCGTCGAGCGCGGCGAGTTCACCCTGGAGTACCAGCCGCTGGTCTGCATGGCCGACGGGACCGTACGCGGCGTGGAGGCGCTGGTGCGGTGGAATCACCCGCAGTTCGGTCTGCTGGCGCCGAATCGGTTCGTCTCGATCGCCGAGGAGGACGGCACGATCGTCCAGCTCGGCCGGTGGGTGCTGCGCACCGCGTGCCATCAGGCCCGGCGCTGGCAGCTCGACCATCCGGACGAGCCACCGCTGTTCATCAGCGTCAACGTGGCCGTGCGGCAGGTCTGGGACTCCGACCTGGTCGCCGATGTGGCGGAGATCCTCGCCGAGACCGGGCTCGATGCCGGGCTGCTGCAACTGGAGCTCACCGAGTCCGCCGTGATGGGCTCCGCGGGCCGTCCGCTGCGGGCACTCCAGGCGCTCAGCGACATGGGCGTACGGATCGCCATCGACGACTTCGGCACGGGCTACTCCAACCTCGCGTATCTGAGCCGGCTGCCCGTCTCCGTACTGAAGCTGGACGGCTCGTTCGTACACGGATTCCGCTACGACGACGGCGCCCATCCCAGCCCCGCCGACGAGACGATCGTCGAGGCGATGGTGCAACTGGCGCACCGGCTGGGCCTCACCGTCACCGCGGAGTGCGTGGAGACGGCGGGCCAGGCCGAACGGCTGCGCAGGATCGGCTGCGACACGGGGCAGGGGTGGCTGTACTCGCGTGCGGTGGCGCCCGAACACATCGACGCGCTGATCGGCGCGAAGGCGTCACGGGCCGGACGGGTCTGA
- a CDS encoding M6 family metalloprotease domain-containing protein — translation MALAATSLVAGPVVAATGDAGPCALPRTGAHHSLGLDTWNGAYPRPDRGLDAVMIFLSFPDSRPTVTPAVLTADYFPSTTRFFERASYGKFTLRPHARKQWTEMPRPSSWYGIERDWDSGRRSAYLRDAIDAADGAVDFSAYDIVYLVADPDAPGVDSDATKVVNFDRPLRADGTDIRRVVTVFEQHPPDRNVLAHETGHVFDLADLYHRPTDGKGDWDTYVGDWDVMGSQFGLAPELFGWHKWKLGWLDDLQVRCVQGSADLTLEPIAATPAPGGTIGTRLAVIRTGENGALAIEARSATGNDGATCTEGVLIYRIRNGAPSGGGPVEVLDTHPGTDACWDRSVYPPLADAPLSEGETYTVPGERTRIEVAGRTPSGSWTVRITTGT, via the coding sequence ATGGCACTCGCCGCCACCTCCCTCGTCGCAGGCCCCGTAGTGGCCGCCACGGGCGACGCGGGGCCGTGCGCCCTGCCCAGGACCGGAGCCCACCACTCGCTCGGCCTCGACACCTGGAACGGCGCCTACCCCCGCCCCGACCGCGGGCTCGACGCGGTCATGATCTTCCTGTCGTTCCCGGACTCCCGGCCCACGGTCACCCCCGCCGTGCTGACCGCCGACTACTTCCCCTCCACCACCCGCTTCTTCGAGCGCGCCTCGTACGGGAAGTTCACCCTGCGCCCGCACGCCCGGAAGCAGTGGACCGAGATGCCGCGTCCCTCCAGCTGGTACGGGATAGAACGGGACTGGGACTCGGGGCGGCGCAGCGCGTACCTGCGCGACGCGATCGACGCGGCCGACGGCGCGGTCGATTTCTCGGCGTACGACATCGTCTATCTGGTCGCCGACCCGGACGCGCCCGGTGTCGACTCCGACGCCACCAAGGTCGTCAACTTCGACCGTCCGCTGCGGGCCGACGGCACGGACATCAGGCGCGTCGTCACCGTCTTCGAACAGCACCCGCCCGACCGGAACGTCCTCGCCCACGAGACCGGCCACGTCTTCGACCTGGCGGACCTCTACCACCGGCCCACGGACGGCAAGGGCGACTGGGACACCTACGTCGGTGACTGGGACGTCATGGGCAGCCAGTTCGGGCTCGCGCCCGAACTGTTCGGCTGGCACAAGTGGAAGCTCGGCTGGCTCGACGACCTCCAGGTCAGATGCGTGCAGGGCAGCGCCGACCTCACGCTGGAACCCATCGCGGCCACGCCCGCGCCCGGTGGGACCATCGGGACACGGCTCGCGGTGATCAGGACCGGCGAGAACGGCGCCCTGGCCATCGAGGCCCGCAGCGCCACCGGAAACGACGGGGCGACCTGCACCGAAGGCGTCCTGATCTACCGGATCCGCAACGGGGCCCCGTCGGGCGGCGGCCCCGTCGAGGTCCTGGACACCCATCCCGGCACCGACGCCTGCTGGGACCGGTCGGTCTACCCGCCGCTCGCCGACGCGCCGCTGAGCGAGGGGGAGACGTACACCGTGCCCGGCGAGCGCACCAGGATCGAGGTCGCGGGCCGGACCCCTTCCGGCTCCTGGACGGTCCGGATCACCACGGGTACGTAG
- a CDS encoding AAA domain-containing protein yields the protein MTSEKATFDPGAEATRATDRILHDTLHGTSRGIVVDSPPGAGKSTLVVRAALELASAGRPLMVIAQTNAQVDDLVVRLAEKAPELPVGRLHSNDSDPYDTVLDGLDNVRKSAKAADLAGLDIVISTAAKWAHVKNVEPWGHAIVDEAYQMRSDALLAVAGLFERALFVGDPGQLDPFSIVGADQWAGLSYDPSASAVTTLLAHNPQLPQHRLPVSWRLPASAAPLVSDAFYPFTPFRSGTERGERRLAFGVPSDGSAPDRVLDEAAESGWGLLELPARHTPRTDPEAVRAVALTVRRLLDRGGAATSERSPDPAPVTADRVAVGTAHRDQAAAVRAALAELGVSGVAVDTANRLQGREFDVTVVLHPLSGRPDATAFHLETGRLCVLASRHRHACIVVCREGVEDLLDEHPSTEPVQLGVTVKFPDGWDANHSVLAHLAEHRVRWRP from the coding sequence GTGACCTCGGAGAAGGCCACGTTCGACCCGGGCGCCGAGGCGACGCGGGCAACCGACCGGATCCTCCACGACACCCTGCACGGCACTTCACGCGGCATCGTGGTGGACTCGCCGCCGGGCGCCGGGAAATCGACCCTTGTGGTGCGCGCCGCCCTCGAACTTGCCTCTGCGGGCCGCCCGTTGATGGTGATCGCACAGACGAACGCCCAGGTCGACGATCTGGTCGTCCGGCTGGCCGAGAAGGCGCCGGAGCTGCCGGTGGGCCGTCTGCACAGCAACGACTCCGACCCGTACGACACAGTGCTCGACGGCCTGGACAACGTACGGAAGTCGGCGAAGGCGGCGGATCTCGCCGGGCTCGACATCGTCATCTCGACGGCCGCCAAGTGGGCCCACGTGAAAAACGTGGAGCCGTGGGGGCACGCGATCGTCGACGAGGCGTACCAGATGCGTTCGGACGCGCTGCTGGCCGTCGCGGGCCTCTTCGAACGGGCGCTGTTCGTCGGTGACCCGGGCCAGCTGGACCCGTTCTCGATCGTCGGCGCCGACCAGTGGGCGGGGCTGTCGTACGACCCGTCGGCGAGCGCGGTCACCACGCTGCTCGCCCACAACCCGCAGCTGCCGCAGCACCGGCTGCCCGTGTCCTGGCGGCTGCCGGCCTCGGCGGCGCCGCTCGTCTCGGACGCGTTCTACCCGTTCACGCCGTTCCGCAGCGGTACGGAGCGCGGGGAACGGCGCCTGGCCTTCGGGGTGCCGTCCGACGGTTCGGCGCCGGACCGGGTGCTCGACGAGGCGGCGGAGTCCGGCTGGGGGCTGCTGGAGCTTCCGGCCAGGCACACCCCGCGTACGGACCCGGAGGCGGTGCGGGCGGTGGCCCTGACCGTCCGTCGGCTGCTGGACCGGGGCGGGGCGGCGACGAGCGAGCGCTCACCGGATCCGGCCCCGGTGACGGCGGACCGGGTCGCGGTCGGCACGGCCCACCGCGACCAGGCGGCGGCGGTCAGGGCCGCACTGGCCGAACTGGGGGTCTCGGGCGTGGCCGTGGACACGGCGAACCGGCTGCAGGGCCGGGAGTTCGATGTGACGGTGGTCCTGCACCCGCTGTCGGGACGCCCGGACGCCACGGCCTTCCACCTGGAGACGGGCCGTCTCTGCGTCCTGGCCTCGCGCCATCGCCATGCCTGCATCGTGGTGTGCCGGGAGGGTGTCGAGGACCTGCTGGACGAGCACCCGTCGACCGAGCCTGTCCAGCTGGGCGTCACGGTCAAATTCCCGGACGGATGGGACGCGAATCACTCGGTGCTGGCACATCTCGCGGAACACCGGGTGCGCTGGCGGCCTTGA
- a CDS encoding phosphatase PAP2 family protein, giving the protein MQHATAAPAAGHRPRWWTELPLIAVVYALYSAGRLLVRGDVSTAVDHGLAILRLEQSLFLNAEHPLNRLLTANPMLGIPADFAYASLHYLVTPAILIWLFRRRKDAYRAARTWLMTSTLLGLIGFTLMPTCPPRLLDARYGFVDTMAQYSSYGWWGAEASAPRGLGAMTNQYAAMPSLHVGWSVWCGVLLWRHGRHPFVRGLAIAYPLLTTFVVMGTANHYFLDAVAGVAVMTAGALLTKPVIRLADRVKGRLLAGLAAVRTAVNTGKAPDVSAGCETSAGERIPGQRTPSADSTDTGAPAGDDAAAAAR; this is encoded by the coding sequence ATGCAGCACGCCACCGCCGCGCCAGCAGCCGGCCACCGCCCCCGCTGGTGGACGGAGCTGCCGCTCATCGCGGTGGTGTACGCGCTGTACTCGGCGGGACGCCTGCTGGTACGCGGCGACGTGTCGACCGCCGTCGACCACGGGCTCGCCATCCTGCGCCTGGAGCAGTCGCTCTTCCTGAACGCCGAGCACCCCCTGAACCGCCTGCTGACGGCGAACCCGATGCTCGGGATACCCGCCGACTTCGCGTACGCCTCGCTGCACTACCTCGTCACCCCGGCGATCCTCATCTGGCTGTTCCGCCGACGGAAGGACGCCTACCGGGCCGCTCGCACCTGGCTGATGACCTCCACGCTCCTCGGGCTGATCGGCTTCACGCTGATGCCGACCTGCCCGCCCCGGCTCCTCGACGCCCGGTACGGCTTCGTCGACACGATGGCCCAGTACAGCTCGTACGGCTGGTGGGGCGCGGAGGCGAGCGCCCCGCGCGGCCTCGGCGCAATGACCAACCAGTACGCGGCGATGCCGAGCCTGCACGTCGGCTGGTCGGTGTGGTGCGGTGTCCTGCTGTGGCGGCACGGCCGTCACCCCTTCGTACGCGGCCTCGCCATCGCCTATCCCCTGCTGACCACGTTCGTGGTGATGGGCACCGCGAACCACTACTTCCTCGACGCCGTCGCGGGTGTCGCCGTGATGACGGCCGGAGCCCTCCTGACGAAGCCGGTGATCCGCCTCGCCGACCGTGTGAAGGGCCGGCTCCTGGCGGGGCTCGCCGCCGTACGCACGGCCGTGAACACCGGTAAGGCCCCGGATGTCAGTGCCGGATGCGAGACTTCCGCGGGTGAGCGAATACCCGGCCAGCGGACCCCCTCCGCAGATTCCACCGACACCGGCGCCCCGGCCGGCGACGACGCTGCGGCAGCGGCTCGCTGA